A single genomic interval of Procambarus clarkii isolate CNS0578487 chromosome 17, FALCON_Pclarkii_2.0, whole genome shotgun sequence harbors:
- the Oat gene encoding ornithine aminotransferase, mitochondrial produces the protein MMQVLRSWQVLSGVARRSLSTQGRLNAQAETRSRHDKPPVPVTPQQYMDREEKFGAHNYKSLPVVISRAKGVFMWDVEGKRYFDFLSAYSAVNQGHCHPKILEALQQQASTLTLTSRAFYNNILGEYEEYVTTLLGYEKLLPVNTGVEAGETACKLARKWGYLVKGIPENQAKIIFVNNNFWGRTISAISSSTDPVAFRGFGPYMPGFSLIPYDDLQALEEAVSDPTVAAFMVEPIQGEAGVIVPSDGYLRGIRTICDRHNVLWIADEIQTGLARTGRRLAVDYENVKPDILLLGKALSGGVYPVSAALADDKVMLCIKPGEHGSTYGGNPLGCKVGLAALQVMEEENLAENAEKMGIILRSELSKLPKEIVPVVRGRGLLNAIVISNRIDAWDVCLRLKLNGLLAKPTHGDIVRFAPPLCITEEELRECIDIIKKTILSF, from the exons ATGATGCAAGTACTGAGATCCTGGCAAGTGTTGAGTGGAGTAGCAAGACGATCACTCAGTACCCAAGGGAGGTTGAATGCCCAGGCGGAGACAAGGTCACGACATGACAAGCCACCTGTCCCTGTTACTCCCCAGCAGTACATGGACAGGGAAGAGAAGTTTGGTGCCCATAACTACAAATCACTCCCAGTTGTCATCTCTCGAGCTAAGG GTGTTTTCATGTGGGATGTGGAGGGTAAAcggtactttgacttcctgagtgCATATTCTGCCGTGAACCAGGGCCACTGTCATCCCAAGATCCTGGAGGCTCTGCAGCAGCAGGCatccaccctcaccctcacctccAGGGCCTTCTACAATAATATACTGGGGGAGTACGAGGAATATGTTACTACGCTCCTTGGATATGAAAAGCTCCTTCCCGTGAACACAG GTGTGGAAGCAGGTGAAACAGCCTGCAAGTTAGCACGAAAATGGGGGTACTTGGTGAAGGGAATCCCCGAGAACCAGGCCAAAATCATCTTTGTAAACAACAACTTCTGGGGACGCACAATCTCCGCCATATCCAGCTCAACTGACCCTGTTGCATTTCGTGGATTTGGCCCATATATGCCTGGCTTCTCTCTCATCCCTTATGATGATTTGCAGGCACTTGAG GAGGCTGTGTCAGATCCCacagtggctgctttcatggtggAACCCATCCAGGGAGAAGCTGGAGTGATTGTCCCTTCTGATGGTTACCTCAGGG GTATCCGGACAATTTGTGATCGTCATAATGTACTGTGGATCGCAGACGAGATCCAGACTGGTCTAGCACGCACAGGACGTCGCCTGGCAGTCGACTACGAAAATGTCAAGCCAGACATCCTCCTCCTTGGCAAGGCATTATCTGGTGGTGTCTACCCT GTGTCAGCTGCACTCGCAGATGATAAGGTTATGCTGTGCATCAAGCCTGGCGAGCACGGCTCCACCTATGGTGGCAACCCCCTTGGCTGTAAG GTTGGGCTAGCAGCTTTGCAAGTGATGGAGGAGGAGAACCTGGCAGAAAATGCTGAGAAGATGGGCATTATTTTACGCTCCGAGTTATCAAAATTACCAAAGGAAATTGTTCCTGTTGTGCGAGGACGAGGACTACTGAATGCCATTGTTATTAGTAACA GGATCGATGCATGGGATGTGTGTTTACGCCTTAAACTTAATGGATTGCTGGCTAAACCGACACACGGAGACATCGTCAGATTTGCCCCACCACTGTGTATCACAGAGGAAGAGCTAAGGGAGTGTATTGATATTATCAAGAAAACCATCTTATCGTTTTAA